From one Magnolia sinica isolate HGM2019 chromosome 18, MsV1, whole genome shotgun sequence genomic stretch:
- the LOC131232579 gene encoding uncharacterized protein LOC131232579 isoform X3: protein MASVFLVLFAPRSFFGVEDFVDDDNSRPYTYQKEKKSKNPHKHISFKNRTIAYMEPFTLDVFISKRFVSASLTHRVTSKQVAVAGTNSKDIKAVLKSRSDIPACLAIGQILADRAREADVYTASYTPRERDKFEGKIRAVVQSLIDNGIDVKVYLN, encoded by the exons ATGGCCTCTGTTTTTTTG GTTCTTTTTGCACCGAGAAGCTTCTTTGGAGTGGAGGATTTTGTAGACGATGACAACAGCCGCCCATACACCTATCAGAAGGAGAAGAAATCGAAGAACCCACACAAACACATCTCATTCAAGAACCGTACAATAGCATACATGGAACCCTTTACACTTGATGTATTCATCTCCAAGCGTTTTGTTTCGGCATCGCTTACCCACAGGGTGACAAGTAAGCAGGTGGCGGTTGCTGGCACCAACTCCAAAGATATCAAGGCCGTCCTCAAGTCCAGATCGGATATACCTGCATGCTTGGCAATTGGTCAGATCTTAGCCGATAGGGCGAGGGAAGCAGATGTTTATACTGCTTCCTATACACCGAGGGAACGGGATAAGTTTGAAGGGAAGATAAGAGCAGTTGTTCAATCCCTCATTGACAATGGAATTGATGTTAAGGTTTATCTTAACTGA
- the LOC131232579 gene encoding uncharacterized protein LOC131232579 isoform X1, whose amino-acid sequence MFKHLVNNLWNKGAFEAGKRCRPFSYIFTSGFHGGQVLFAPRSFFGVEDFVDDDNSRPYTYQKEKKSKNPHKHISFKNRTIAYMEPFTLDVFISKRFVSASLTHRVTSKQVAVAGTNSKDIKAVLKSRSDIPACLAIGQILADRAREADVYTASYTPRERDKFEGKIRAVVQSLIDNGIDVKVYLN is encoded by the exons ATGTTCAAGCATCTCGTCAACAATTTGTGGAATAAAGGGGCTTTCGAAGCAGGAAAAAGATGTAGGCcattttcatacatttttacaagtGGTTTTCATGGCGGGCAG GTTCTTTTTGCACCGAGAAGCTTCTTTGGAGTGGAGGATTTTGTAGACGATGACAACAGCCGCCCATACACCTATCAGAAGGAGAAGAAATCGAAGAACCCACACAAACACATCTCATTCAAGAACCGTACAATAGCATACATGGAACCCTTTACACTTGATGTATTCATCTCCAAGCGTTTTGTTTCGGCATCGCTTACCCACAGGGTGACAAGTAAGCAGGTGGCGGTTGCTGGCACCAACTCCAAAGATATCAAGGCCGTCCTCAAGTCCAGATCGGATATACCTGCATGCTTGGCAATTGGTCAGATCTTAGCCGATAGGGCGAGGGAAGCAGATGTTTATACTGCTTCCTATACACCGAGGGAACGGGATAAGTTTGAAGGGAAGATAAGAGCAGTTGTTCAATCCCTCATTGACAATGGAATTGATGTTAAGGTTTATCTTAACTGA
- the LOC131232579 gene encoding uncharacterized protein LOC131232579 isoform X2, whose product MAGREKKVLSRRKDQCEACTYQPLLILHLQVLFAPRSFFGVEDFVDDDNSRPYTYQKEKKSKNPHKHISFKNRTIAYMEPFTLDVFISKRFVSASLTHRVTSKQVAVAGTNSKDIKAVLKSRSDIPACLAIGQILADRAREADVYTASYTPRERDKFEGKIRAVVQSLIDNGIDVKVYLN is encoded by the exons ATGGCGGGCAG GGAGAAAAAAGTCCTTTCGCGAAGGAAGGATCAGTGTGAAGCCTGCACCTATCAACCGTTGCTCATCCTCCATCTACAA GTTCTTTTTGCACCGAGAAGCTTCTTTGGAGTGGAGGATTTTGTAGACGATGACAACAGCCGCCCATACACCTATCAGAAGGAGAAGAAATCGAAGAACCCACACAAACACATCTCATTCAAGAACCGTACAATAGCATACATGGAACCCTTTACACTTGATGTATTCATCTCCAAGCGTTTTGTTTCGGCATCGCTTACCCACAGGGTGACAAGTAAGCAGGTGGCGGTTGCTGGCACCAACTCCAAAGATATCAAGGCCGTCCTCAAGTCCAGATCGGATATACCTGCATGCTTGGCAATTGGTCAGATCTTAGCCGATAGGGCGAGGGAAGCAGATGTTTATACTGCTTCCTATACACCGAGGGAACGGGATAAGTTTGAAGGGAAGATAAGAGCAGTTGTTCAATCCCTCATTGACAATGGAATTGATGTTAAGGTTTATCTTAACTGA